The genomic interval AGAGACAATCTCATGCAGCAGTCGTTCAACATGGAACAAGCAAACTACACAATCCAGAACCTCAAAGACACTAAAACCACAGTAAGACGCCTTTATGGATCTCAGAGGCAACTACCggggacatttttatttctgtttgtactTACGTCACATTTCTCTTCAGGTTGACGCCATGAAAGTGGGCCTCAAAGACATGAAGAAAGCGTACAAGAACGTGAACATCGATAAGATTGAGGTGTGTACTCTGATAAATGCCTGAAAttatgactgagtaaatcaaataAGATTAatttctttgcacttttttttaaaaagtcgtATAAATTTGCCCCTCAGCAATGGTAAAGTAATGCTTAAAATGTAACAACCTTTACAATTGTAACACTTTTTAACATTCAGGATATCCAAGACCAGCTGGAGGACATGATGGAGGACGCCAATGAGATCCAGGAGTCCCTGAGCAGGAGCTACGGCACTCCTGACATCGATGAGGACGACTTGGAAGCAGGTGAGggaatgaaaatattttcatttcaaagaCAAGTAGAAGTACGAACCTTTTGGTGAAACGGGGAACATGATTCTATTCTCAATCCTTTAGCAATTGACTGGTAAATAATTACAGTCCGCAGGCTCCCTGCAGTCTGGACAAGCCTAGAATTTGATTTAAGTGTTTTCTAGGTCTAGAGAATTACAGAAAAGAATATGGGAACTTTGTACTTAAAAATGCATCCATATAGTTATTCATGCATCTAAAACATTGCTCTGTCGATCCTCTTTTCAATTATCCATCCGTTAGTCCGTCTACTTATTATTGGAGTTCACCAACCACGGGTCTGTATAAGGACTTTTAGTGGTAAGCTATGCAGGAATGACCTGTCCAGGGGGCATCCAGCCTGTCGGTCACTAGCCACGTTTACACGGACAAACAAATGTCTGTAAACAGGCCAATCATAAAATCGCGATCAGATTAAGCTCGGTCGGAAAGAAACTGTAATCCAAATGAGAtccttgtcaggatcaagttgttctgaatgtggcaaacgcACCTGAGTGCCCATGTGCGCCCGACGCAAACTTGACGTATTTCCGCATcgttgagtggcggaaatacgcCGTGAAGCAAAACTGGCTGCACCCCCAACACAGCCTGTCTGTTAGAAACATTGAAAGAGCTCCAAAtagttatttattcagtaaagttTCACAGAAGatggtgcaagtccagcctggtcgcttggaaaataaaataactcgtacaatactgctttgtttactattttttgttgttcagcaaagacgaaggttcttgttttttttaatggcaatTTGATAACTACGCATATCAAAGAGGTTCTATTCTGATTAAATCCAGGCGCATgtacacgcacattatgatcggattaatttttgtgcccatataaacggcaAAAAcggattattttgtttttttaatgcgtATACTTTTCAATCCGACCACGTAAACATGGCTGTCGACCAAAGGAGGGAGGCCACTCCACCCCCGCTCTGaggataaaacatttattgatttCATTTTGATGAGCATTTTGAGTTTTAAAGCATTTACGCTCAGTCAAAGAAGTAGAATATAAACGCTCCCAGTAATTAACTATATTTTGACACAGCTGACCGTTTTAATGCTTTTGCGTCCCCAGAGCTGGACGCCCTGGGAGACGAGCTCCTGATGGACGACGACAGCTCCTACCTGGATGAGGCGGCCACCGCTCCCTCCATCCCAGAGGGCATTCCTGCAGACAGGTCCACCAACAGGGTAACACATCGCCTCTCTTattgcgtttttttaattacCGTAAAGTCCTCTTTAGTCTGTTTTACTACAGGAAACGCTTTTTGTCTTCCAGGAGGGCGTTCTGGTGGACGAGTTCGGCCTCCCCCAGATTCCTGCTTCTTAAAGGACTTATTAGATCAAATGATGTGCAAGTTTTACATGTATCATATTATTCTTTTCCCCTTGTTTGTGCGTATTTACCCAACTGACACTCCAGGCCTTTGAACACagcaatgaaaaaataaaataaaaaccaaagcaTCTTCTGCCCGTCGAATGAGAGAATAGAAAGTGGCAACTAAGCTGCTTTAAGTAAAATTTGTGATTATGTTTCTTTAACTGGGCTCATCTCGGTTTGTCTGAATGGTTGGAAATGGGTTTCTCTTAACTTTGTACAGTTTCCGAATTTAGGAAcacaataaattatatttttcaaacTGTAGCGACCTGCGTCACTGAGTTAATTGAAAATGATCATGTGTGTTTACAGCCACTTTAATGGTGAATTAAATAAGTCACAGTTCTGAACATACATCTTaaaggcattattattattttttatgcgTTGAATTGCagttagcaaaaataaataagcatttatttaaacaaaaaggctCCCTGATGTTCACAGCGGGTTACTTCTTCTGATCACCAGCTCAGCCTGAACGTGTGAGGGAAGATCTTCTGGTGGAGATACTCCACCACGCTTCTCCTGCTGTTCAGCTCTTCAAAC from Fundulus heteroclitus isolate FHET01 chromosome 21, MU-UCD_Fhet_4.1, whole genome shotgun sequence carries:
- the chmp5b gene encoding charged multivesicular body protein 5 gives rise to the protein MNRIFGRGKPKGPPPNLTDCIGSVDSRAESIDKKIARLDAELAKYKDQMKKMRDGPSKNMVKQKAMRVLKQKRMYEGQRDNLMQQSFNMEQANYTIQNLKDTKTTVDAMKVGLKDMKKAYKNVNIDKIEDIQDQLEDMMEDANEIQESLSRSYGTPDIDEDDLEAELDALGDELLMDDDSSYLDEAATAPSIPEGIPADRSTNREGVLVDEFGLPQIPAS